GGTGGTACTGCCGGGCGAGCCGACGGTACGCCTGCTTGAGGTCGGACTCGTCGGCGTCCTGCTCCACGCCGAAGAGGTCGTAGAAGTCGTCCATGCGCCTGTCGTTGCGACGGCTACCGCACCGGGTCGGTTTAATCTATCGGACACCGGACACACGCGCGGCTCGCCCGACCCGGTCGCGTCACACGGCCAACAGGCCGACGGCGTAGATGACGACCGTGCCAGCCAGCGCCGCCCCGACCGAGTAGACGTGGATCTGTCGGGCGCGTTTCCTGTCTGCTCGCCGGTCTGACTCGTCTGCGACCTCGTGTCGTTCTCCGCCGCCGGCGCTCACGTCGTAGATACCCGCCAGCGCGAAGCCGGCACAGAAGTTGAACCGGGCCTGAAAGAACCCCTCGGCGACCCCGATCAGTGGGACGACGCTCGCCAGCAGGTACCACGTCGGGTACTGGAAGGCGACGACCCCGACCACGAGCGCCAGTGTCGCGAGCGAGGCCAGCGCACCGAGTGCGTACCGCCTCCGCTGTTCGGCCTCGCCGATGTTACAGACGCCGGGTTGGTACTCGGCCATGCCACGTGTTCGTGATCTCTCCCGAAATTGTTTTCGCCAGCGGCGAGATCCTCGCCGTGGGGTACGACCCTGCGACCTGTCCCCCTCTCGGCGCAGACGTTGCCGCGACCGGAAGTCCGAACGCTCTTGTCGCCGCCCGCCGGAGTCGATGGCGTGAAGCGAATCAGGTTGCACAACACGGTGTTCGAGGGCGCGAACAACGTCTACGTCCTCGACGGGGCGACGACGACACTGGTGGACGCCGGCGTCGCCACCGACGACACGCGGGCGGACCTCCGGGACGGTCTCGCGGACTTCGGCCTGACGTTCGGTGACGTCGACCAGATTCTCCTGACGCACTGGCACTACGACCACACCGGTCTCGCGGGCGAGATTCAAGCCGAGAGCGGTGCGACGGTCCGGGTCCACGAGGCGGACGCGGGACTGGTCGCGGGCGACCACGAGGCACTGGCCGAGGAACGCGAGCGACGGGAGGCCTGTTTCGACGAGTGGGGCATCCCCGAGGGTCCGCTCGCGGAACTGACCGACTTCCTCGGCCACCACGAGGCGTTGGCCGGTGCAGACGTGGACGTGACGCCATTCGAGGACGGCGAGAGGGTCCCGGTCGGCGACCACGAGGTCGAGACACTCCACCTGCCGGGTCACGCCGGGGGATTGTCGGCGTTCGTCTTCGACGCTGACGGCGGCGTGGCCGACACTGCCGAGGCCGAGGTCGGAGACCTAGCCGGCGAAGAAGCCTTCGTCGGGGACGCCATCCTGCCGAAGTACACGCCGAACGTCGGCGGGGCCGACGTGCGACTCGACGACCCACTCGGCGACTACGTGGACTCGCTGACTCGACTGATCGACCGCGACCTGACGCGGGCCTGGCCCGGCCACCGTGATCCGATCGAGGACCCCTCTGCCCGCGCCGCCACGATTCTCGACCACCACCGCGAGCGCACCGAGCGAGTGCTCGGCGTCCTGCGCGAGTACGGTCCCTCGGACGCGTGGACCGTCAGCGCCCACCTGTTCGGCGACCTCGAGAACATCCACATCCTGCACGGCCCCGGCGAGGCGTGGGCACACCTGAACCACCTCGAACGCCACGGCGTCGTGACCCGCGACGACGACTGGAACTACGAACTACGCGACGCCGACGCCGACGCCGCCGACCTGTTCCCGAGCGTCGAGCGTTCGACCTGATTCGTCGGATCGCCCCGCCGAGTCTCCGATCCGGTCCCGGTCGCCGTGTCCGACTCAGGTCTCGCCGACCACGTCGAGTCGCTGGACGGTCCCGTCGTCGTACATCGCGAAGACCTCTTCTCGACCGTCGTCGTCGACGTCCGCGAGTGTCGCGTGGGTGAACGAGCGCGCGTTCCGGGTCGCGGTCAGACGGACCTCGCCGGTCGCCGGGTCGACGACCGAGACGGTGCCGTCGTTGCCCGTGACCACGAGTTCGGGGTCGCCGCCGCCGTCGACGTCGCCGAGCACTGCGGGGGGTGTCATCTGCACCTCGGTCGACGCGAGGCTGGCGGTCCACTCGACCGCTCCCGTCGCGGCGTCGAGACTCCGGAGCGTCCCGCTGGCGTCGGTGACGTACACCTCCGCCTCGCCGTCGGCGTCGCCGTCGTAGATCACGTCCACCGCCGTCAGGCGGTCGAACTCGGTGCGCCAGAGCACCGACCCGTCGTCGTCCAACGCGACCGTCTCGCCGCGTGCGGTGGCGAGGACGGTCTCCAGTCCGGCGTCGCCGTCGGCGTCCCCGACCGCGAGCCACGTGATCCCGCTGTCGGTCGCGTTCGTCCGCCACCGGACGTCGCCGTCGCCCTCGTAGACGGTGACGCGGCCGCTCCGGGAGCCGACGAGGGCCTCCTGCTCGGCGTCGGCGTCGACGTCCGCGACGGTCGGCTGGGCGAAGACGAACCCCGGCACGCGGTCGCGCCAGCGTTCCGTCCCGTCCGCGCCGAAGACGTGGACCACACCGCGCACGTCGGCGACGACGATCTCCTGTCCCTCGGCTGGGTGGAGGTCTGCGACGACCGGTTCGGTGTACCCGTAGTCGGTCAGCGCGTAGCCGAACTGCTTCTCGCCGCCGGGGGCGAAGCCGGCGACCTCCGACTCGGTGGTCGCCGCCAAGACCTCCCGCTGGCCGTCGTCGTCGTAGTCCGCGACGGTCGGATCGGCGACCGCGTGGATCTCACAGTCCTCTGGCGGAATCTGGTAGTCCCACGCGGCGGTGCCGTCCTCGGCCGAGAGCGCGACGAGGGCACACTGGTCGCTGTCGGTCTGGCCGCTGATCGGGGCGTAGACCTGCCCGTCGGCGACCGCGACCGCGTGGTGGTTCCCGCCGACCGGACGGGCGGTGTCGCTCGTCCACGTAACCGTCAACTGCTGGCCGCCGCCGAAGCCGAGGGCGACCACGCCGACCGCGAGGAGGCTCCCGACGAGGAGTGCGACCGCCAGCAGGGTCCGGGTTCGCATCGGTCCGTCTTGGGGGTGTGGCGGTTTAACGACGTTCATCTGGGCGCGTGGCCGACCGACTGCGCTCGGAACCGCCGCCCCGACCGCGTGCTCACGCCGAGACGACCTCGTAGCGCGTCACCAGCACCCGAACCAGCAGGTACGCACCGACCGCCAACACCCCGTAGCCGGCGACCGTCAGATACGTCACCGCGTCGGCGCTCCCGATAGCCAGTTTCGCCACCGTGTTCGCCGGACTGCCCGGCAGCAGTGTCGCGCCGCCGAAGACCGCCAGCACGCCGATGGAGTAGAGGAACTGTGCGGCCCGCCGGTCCGGAGCCAGCAGGCCGACCGCCGACCCCAGGCCGACCACCAGCAGCGAGAACGCCGCCACCAGGCCGATCAACACGACCGGGTTCGAGACGGCGGTCCCGTTGAACCGCAGGAGTGCGATCCAGAGCCCGGCCTGTGCAGGTGCGAGCACTGCCGCCGCGAGCAACTTCCCGTCTACGATGTCCAGCAGGCTGATCGGCGCGACCCGCAGCAGTTCCAGCGTCCCGCGCTCGAACTCCTCGGTCAGGGAGTCCACCGCGATAGAGCCCGAGATGAACACCGGCAGAAAGAGCAGCAGGGGCACCAGCACGGTGTAGGTGAAGCTGTAGTACGGCGACGAGGTTCCCTCGGGCGGCAGGTCCAGCGGCGTCGAATCGAGATAGGCCGCCCGGTCGGCGCGCTCCCCGCGCTCGAACGCCCGGAGCGCGTCCCGGAGTTGGACGACCACCAGCGTCGTCCGGACGTTCGAGTCC
This genomic window from Salinirubrum litoreum contains:
- a CDS encoding ABC transporter permease, with amino-acid sequence MADPRLTIAGRELRVLGREKTIVLALLIQLFIAAFSSFLVVGLVSLYDPGSVEGYEVEVAVTGDARADLLDAVRETPSLGGEGYDSRDAALTAFENGQVDAVLATETVEGRVQVEALAPDSNVRTTLVVVQLRDALRAFERGERADRAAYLDSTPLDLPPEGTSSPYYSFTYTVLVPLLLFLPVFISGSIAVDSLTEEFERGTLELLRVAPISLLDIVDGKLLAAAVLAPAQAGLWIALLRFNGTAVSNPVVLIGLVAAFSLLVVGLGSAVGLLAPDRRAAQFLYSIGVLAVFGGATLLPGSPANTVAKLAIGSADAVTYLTVAGYGVLAVGAYLLVRVLVTRYEVVSA
- a CDS encoding PQQ-binding-like beta-propeller repeat protein; amino-acid sequence: MRTRTLLAVALLVGSLLAVGVVALGFGGGQQLTVTWTSDTARPVGGNHHAVAVADGQVYAPISGQTDSDQCALVALSAEDGTAAWDYQIPPEDCEIHAVADPTVADYDDDGQREVLAATTESEVAGFAPGGEKQFGYALTDYGYTEPVVADLHPAEGQEIVVADVRGVVHVFGADGTERWRDRVPGFVFAQPTVADVDADAEQEALVGSRSGRVTVYEGDGDVRWRTNATDSGITWLAVGDADGDAGLETVLATARGETVALDDDGSVLWRTEFDRLTAVDVIYDGDADGEAEVYVTDASGTLRSLDAATGAVEWTASLASTEVQMTPPAVLGDVDGGGDPELVVTGNDGTVSVVDPATGEVRLTATRNARSFTHATLADVDDDGREEVFAMYDDGTVQRLDVVGET
- a CDS encoding MBL fold metallo-hydrolase, with translation MKRIRLHNTVFEGANNVYVLDGATTTLVDAGVATDDTRADLRDGLADFGLTFGDVDQILLTHWHYDHTGLAGEIQAESGATVRVHEADAGLVAGDHEALAEERERREACFDEWGIPEGPLAELTDFLGHHEALAGADVDVTPFEDGERVPVGDHEVETLHLPGHAGGLSAFVFDADGGVADTAEAEVGDLAGEEAFVGDAILPKYTPNVGGADVRLDDPLGDYVDSLTRLIDRDLTRAWPGHRDPIEDPSARAATILDHHRERTERVLGVLREYGPSDAWTVSAHLFGDLENIHILHGPGEAWAHLNHLERHGVVTRDDDWNYELRDADADAADLFPSVERST